The Ruegeria sp. THAF33 nucleotide sequence GCCTACGACCTGATCTGGTCCGTCCTCGATGCCACCCATGCGAAATACCCAGACATGATTCTTTTACACGGCGGCACACCAAAAGGTGCCGAGATGATCGCTGCCCGCTGGGCAGATACCCGTGGTGTCACGCAGGTGGCGTTCAAACCCGACTGGAAGAGCCATGGCAAGGCTGCCCCCTTCAAGCGCAACGACAAGATGCTCGAAACCATGCCACAGGGTCTGATTGCCACGCCCGGTTCGGGCATCACCGAGAACATCGTCGACAAGGCCCGCAAGCTCGGAATCCGCATCAAGAGGATCGGGGCTTAGGCCCCGGTTCACGCCCCGCGCAAGAGGTCCTGTACGACGGAAGGCTTCTTGGCGATCAATGCCAGCAGAACCTGTGCTGGGCCTGTCGGGTGCCGGCGCCCGTGTTCCCAGTTCAGGAGCGTACCTTTCGCGACGCCAATGCTCTTGGCGAACTCGGCCTGGGACAGGCCCGTCCGTTGCCGGACTTCGGCGACATCGACCTCCGCCACGGACACTTCATGCACTTTGGCGTCGGCCAAATCGCCATTCGCGAAGGCCAGAGCCTCTTCGAGGCCCTTGGATACAGATTTGAATGCACTCATTTTGCGTCGATGCTCCTTGGCCACGGCTGTTTTGCTGGGGCAGTAAGATACTTCGGCTTGAGCAACTAGCTATGGCCGTAGGTAAGATTAACCTTGCAAATCTTCCGTATCGTGGAGTAATTGCAAGGTATGTACAAACGCAAGACCCAACAATTCGTTCAGTCTTCCTTGGAGAGCCAAGCGGCTGTGGTCCTTCTCGGCCCCCGACAGGTCGGAAAGACAACACTTGCACTCGACATCGCATCAGAGCGCCCATCTGTCTATCTCGACCTTGAGCGTGAGGCGGACAGGCAAATCCTGACTGAACCAGATCTCTATCTGGACGAACAGGCGGGCAAACTCGTCATCCTCGACGAGGTGCAGCAGATGCCTGACCTCTTCAGAACCTTGCGCGGCCAGATCGATCAGCGTCGGCGGGCCGGGTTTCGGACGGGACAGTTCCTGCTATTGGGATCGGCTTCCAATATCCTCTTGCACCAAACGGCGGAATCCCTCGCCGGTCGTGTTCGATATGTTGAAATGCCCCCCTTGCAGCCTGACGAGGTGGGGGCCGATCAGTTGAACTTGCTCTGGCTGCGCGGCGGCTTTCCCGACAGCTTTCAGGCCGCGAGCGATCGGGCAAGTATGGACTGGCGTCTGGATTTCCTGCGCACCTATCTGGAGCGAGACATCCCTGCCCTCGGACCTCGGATTCCGGCAGCGACCTTGCGGCGGTTCTGGACGATGCTTGCGCATGTCCAGGGCGGCCTTCTGAACGCCGCGGCCCTTGCCGAGGGATTGGGCGTGTCCGGCCAGACCGTTGGGCGCTACCTCGATCTGCTCGTCGATCTCATGCTGGTGAGACGCCTGCAGCCCTGGCACGAGAATGTCGGCAAGCGTCTGGTGAAATCGCCAAAGGTCTATGTGAGAGACAGCGGCATCGTGCATGCGCTGTTGGGCATCGGCACGACAGAAGGCTTGCTCGGGCACCCGGTCGTCGGTGGCAGTTGGGAGGGGTTCTGTATCGAGGCGCTTCTTGCTGCCGCCCCTTTAGGCACCGAACCTTTCTTCTATCGCACTTCGGCCGGTGCTGAACTCGACTTGGTTTTGCGTTTGCCAAGCGGCGACATCTGGGCTGTTGAGATCAAACGGACGACTGCACCAAAGGTTTCGAGAGGATTTCACACAGGGGCCGAGGACATTGGAGCCAACCGAAAGCTCCTGGTCTATGCCGGTGAGCATGAGGTCCCCGTCGCGAAGGACATTCGAGCGTTACCACTGGCACATGCAATCGAGTTGTTGAGCGCGCTATGACCTCGTTTTTATCTCTGGCTCAGGACACTTCCATTGGTCTGAGGATAACAGCGACACGCGAAGAATCTCAGAGCCAGGTCTGGCCATTAGTCGGGCACCAGAGCGGATGAGTGTCTGGCAACTCGATGGTATCTGGACGCCTGCATCTCCGAATGCGAACGCAAACGCCCCTGTGATGCCACGGAAGGATGGGCGAATGCTCTGCCGTTGCCATCGATTTGTGATCTGACGGCTTTGGTCTTCGAAGAGTCTTGAAGTTTGGATGGACGAGAAGACAATCCCTACTCCTTGCGGCATCTCTCTCGTCTGTTCCCCTACTTTCCTTCATGGCCACCGCACTTCTCCCTTTGTCTGAGTTGCATGACATGCTGGTCGCAGCTGTCGTCCCGTCCACAAAGGTTGTCGCCGATCTTTTTCCCCTGACCCTGCGGGTCATTCCGCGCGGACCAAAAAGACCGGCGCCTGCCCCTCTCCGCTGCGCTCCGCCTTCGGTGTGGCCGGGCCTTGGCCAGCTGCAAGGTGACCATCATTGCAACGCAAACAAGGAGAAGAGCAATGACCACGAACTGCATCAAATTCACCAGCGCCGACATCGAAACCGCCAAGGGCGTCGGCTCCATCTCGACCCTGACCTTCGACCTCGACATCACGGTCGAACCCGTCGCGAGCTCGAACCCGATGGCCCCCACGCACCGCGTCCTCGGCCGCTCCCCGCGCGGCAAGTTGGTCGAGTGCGGCGGCAT carries:
- a CDS encoding DNA-binding transcriptional regulator, which codes for MSAFKSVSKGLEEALAFANGDLADAKVHEVSVAEVDVAEVRQRTGLSQAEFAKSIGVAKGTLLNWEHGRRHPTGPAQVLLALIAKKPSVVQDLLRGA
- a CDS encoding DUF736 family protein gives rise to the protein MTTNCIKFTSADIETAKGVGSISTLTFDLDITVEPVASSNPMAPTHRVLGRSPRGKLVECGGIWKKQNKETGADYYTLTIRDHGFNANLGKAANQDDLSLQAVIPWGPKDAA
- a CDS encoding ATP-binding protein, whose product is MYKRKTQQFVQSSLESQAAVVLLGPRQVGKTTLALDIASERPSVYLDLEREADRQILTEPDLYLDEQAGKLVILDEVQQMPDLFRTLRGQIDQRRRAGFRTGQFLLLGSASNILLHQTAESLAGRVRYVEMPPLQPDEVGADQLNLLWLRGGFPDSFQAASDRASMDWRLDFLRTYLERDIPALGPRIPAATLRRFWTMLAHVQGGLLNAAALAEGLGVSGQTVGRYLDLLVDLMLVRRLQPWHENVGKRLVKSPKVYVRDSGIVHALLGIGTTEGLLGHPVVGGSWEGFCIEALLAAAPLGTEPFFYRTSAGAELDLVLRLPSGDIWAVEIKRTTAPKVSRGFHTGAEDIGANRKLLVYAGEHEVPVAKDIRALPLAHAIELLSAL